Proteins encoded by one window of Haematobia irritans isolate KBUSLIRL chromosome 2, ASM5000362v1, whole genome shotgun sequence:
- the LOC142227659 gene encoding uncharacterized protein LOC142227659, whose product MEYQEDIDIEDLIIVEGEVKEDSLFKKLKQLKGEMFYSLFRDHGIDEYNLQFVSKSHLDQIMPKGEFGQRLVFENCLSKWQQQMVHQENNIELPKEPKGNSIDLMNFIGNDNIVGEILNKSMKGKHVLTFYKNNNVLDLTFRYQLTNCIVEYLLETKAITSLRLFERLAYSVSKEFPSESKMTIVKYTKIGLNSTLSPLTKF is encoded by the exons ATGGAGTACCAAGAAGATATCGACATAGAAGATTTAATTATAGTAGAAGGAGAAGTGAAAGAAGATTCGctttttaaaaagttaaaacAATTGAAAGGAGAAATGTTTTATTCTTTATTTAGAG ATCACGGAATTGATGAGTACAACTTGCAGTTTGTTTCAAAAAGTCATTTAGACCAGATTATGCCAAAAGGAGAGTTTGGCCAAAGacttgtttttgaaaattgtttgtcaAAGTGGCAGCAACAGATG gtACACCAAGAAAACAATATTGAGCTTCCAAAGGAACCAAAAGGAAATTCCATTGACTTGATGAATTTTATTGGAAATGAC aatattgttGGGGAAATTCTAAATAAATCAATGAAAGGGAAGCACGTGCttacattttataaaaacaacaatgttCTGGATTTAACATTTAGATATCAGTTAACAAATTGCATCGTGGAGTACCTATTGGAAACAAAGGCTATTACTTCGCTTAGGCTTTTCGAGAGGCTTGCCTATTCAGTATCAAAAGAATTTCCTTCGGAAAGCAAG ATGACGATTGTCAAATATACAAAGATTGGCTTAAATTCAACATTGAGCCCTTTGACAAAGTTCTAG